The nucleotide window GCGACGCCCTCCTCTCGCCGTCCGTCACCCGCCGCCTCCTGACCAAGGTGGCGGCCGAGTCCCGGCCCGCGCCGGCAGCGCCGTCGTCGTTGGAGCAGTTGACCGCGCGGGAACGGGAGGTCCTGGCTCTGGTCGGCGCCGGGCTGAACAACGCGCTGATCGCCGAGAAGCTGTACATTACGCCGCTGACAGCAAAGACCCATGTCTCGCGAATCATGACCAAGCTGATGGTCCGCGACCGCGCGCAGCTGGTGGTCCTGGCCTACGAGTCCGGGCTGGTGCGGCCGGGCTGGACTGGCGCGGCGCCGGAGCGGTAAGCAGCGAAAGTGGCCAGCCGTAGTCTTCAGCCCGCCCGGCCAGCCAAGTCACCTGGGAGTACTGCCGGGCACTCCAGCGAGAGTAGCCGGCGGTGCAGAAGTGTCTCCATCGGGGCGACGACCGGCGGCGCCGCGCTCGGAAGACTTGAACTGTGATCGACAGACGGTCACGGACGAAAGTTTGGAGCAATCATGTTGACCGCAGCAACCGGCGCCATCGCCGCCAGCAGCCTTGTCGCCCAAGGACCCTGGAACGACGGGCGCGGGCCCGGCTGGTGGATCCTGCTGGTTCCGCTCTTCTGGATCCTTGTTATCGGCTTCGCCGTCTTCCTGATCCGCCGCACCATGTGGCGCAATCGCAGGCAGGAAAGTGTTCTCGGGGCCGAAGGCGTCCTCCGCGAGCGGTATGCCCGCGGGGAGATCGATGAGACGGAGTTCCGCCAGCGGCTGGAGGTCCTTCGCGCCCAGCCGCAACGCTAGCCTAGGCCGAACCGGCCCCGGCTTCGACGCAAACGAAGAGGCCCCGGAAAAAATCCGGGGCCTCTTCGGTCGGTTCTGCAGGAGCGCTTTAGACGGTGGTCTTCACGACGTCGACGTCGTCGGTGGAGGCGCCGCGGCGCTTATCGAAGATGGTGGCTCCGACTTCCTGCTCGGCCTGGTTGTTGATGCTCAGGTCGATGCCCGGGCGGTCACGCAGGACCAGCACAGCGCCCATGGAAACCAGTGTCATGATCAGCAGGTAGACCGAGACTGCCGTAGAAGATCCGGTGGCCTGCACCAGCGCCTGGGCGATGGTCGGTGCGAAGGCGCCGCCGAGGATGGCGCCGAGTGCGTAGGAGATGGAGACGCCGGAGAAGCGCACGGAGGCCGGGAAGATTTCGCTGTACCAGGCAGCCTGCGGTCCGTAGCCCAGGCCGAGGCCCACCGAGAACAGTCCCAGCGCCAGGTAGAGACCCCAGAGTTCGCCGGTGTTGATCAGCCAGAAGAGTGGAAACACGGTGAGTACCTGGGCGCTGAAGCCAATCAGGTACGTCTTCTTGCGGCCAATCTTGTCGGCCAGGATGCCAGCCAGCAGGGTGAAGACAAACCACATCGCGGCGGCGAAGGTGATGGCTACCAGGACCGAGGTGCGGTCCAGTCCCACCGGGCCGTCAGGGTCGGTGGCGTAGCTGGGGATGAACCCACCGGTGGCCATGTAGCCCGCGGCGTTGTTGCCTGCGAAAACCAAGGCGGCAAGGATGACCAGCAGCCAGTGCTTCTTGAAAAGTTCGACGGCGGGAACCGAGCGCTGCTCTTTCTTCTCCGCGATTTCCTGGAAGACCGGGCTTTCCTCCACCGTCCGGCGGACAATGTAACCGACCACAATGAGCACGAAGCTCAGCAGGAACGGTACGCGCCAGCCCCATTCGACGAAGGCTTCGCCGGGGGAGATGACACCGGTCATCAGGGCGGTGACGCCCGATGCCAGCAGCATGCCCAGGGGAACACCCAACTGCGGGAAGGAGCCTGCACGGCCGCGGCGGTCCCGCGGAGCGTGCTCGACGGCCATCAGGACGGCTCCGCCCCATTCGCCGCCGGCGGAGATGCCCTGGACGATGCGCAGCAGGAGCAGCAGGATGGGAGCCAGCACGCCGGCGGTGGCATAGGTGGGCAGGAAGCCGATCAGCGTAGTGGACGCGCCCATCAGGATCAGCGTGAGCACCAGCATGGCGCGGCGGCCGATCTTGTCGCCGTAGTGGCCGGCCAGGAACGCACCCAGGGGCCGGAAGAGGAAGCTGATGCCCACGGAGGCGAAGGCAAGCAGCAGGCCGATCGAGTCGCCGGCCGGCTTGAAGAAGAGGTCGGCGAACACCAGACCAGCGGCCGTGGCATAGATGAAGAAGTCGTACCACTCGATGGTGGTGCCGATGATGGTGGCAAAGGCCACCCGGCGCTGGTTCGAAGCCGCGGAGCGGGGCTGCGTGTTAGTGCTCATAGTTGTTCCTTGATCGAGCGATTACTGCAAGCTGGCCGGCACGAGGCCGGTTGAATTTCTGAACGGTTGAAAAGTAGAACTAGTCCACAGTTGTTACGAGTATCACAGGAAAACTTCCTCCAGTAAACTTCAGAGAACTGCATAACTTCCTTGATTGGACTGAAGATTCGTGGCTAACTTCACACTCCGCCAGCTGGAGCTTTTTGCTGCCCTGCCGGATTTCCCGACCCTGAGTGCGGCCGCCGCCAGCCTGCGCATCTCGGAGTCAGCCCTTTCCCAAGCGATTACCGCCTTGGAGAAGGTGGCGGGGGAGCAGCTGTGCGTGCGGCGCAAGG belongs to Arthrobacter crystallopoietes and includes:
- a CDS encoding SHOCT domain-containing protein is translated as MLTAATGAIAASSLVAQGPWNDGRGPGWWILLVPLFWILVIGFAVFLIRRTMWRNRRQESVLGAEGVLRERYARGEIDETEFRQRLEVLRAQPQR
- a CDS encoding MFS transporter, with translation MSTNTQPRSAASNQRRVAFATIIGTTIEWYDFFIYATAAGLVFADLFFKPAGDSIGLLLAFASVGISFLFRPLGAFLAGHYGDKIGRRAMLVLTLILMGASTTLIGFLPTYATAGVLAPILLLLLRIVQGISAGGEWGGAVLMAVEHAPRDRRGRAGSFPQLGVPLGMLLASGVTALMTGVISPGEAFVEWGWRVPFLLSFVLIVVGYIVRRTVEESPVFQEIAEKKEQRSVPAVELFKKHWLLVILAALVFAGNNAAGYMATGGFIPSYATDPDGPVGLDRTSVLVAITFAAAMWFVFTLLAGILADKIGRKKTYLIGFSAQVLTVFPLFWLINTGELWGLYLALGLFSVGLGLGYGPQAAWYSEIFPASVRFSGVSISYALGAILGGAFAPTIAQALVQATGSSTAVSVYLLIMTLVSMGAVLVLRDRPGIDLSINNQAEQEVGATIFDKRRGASTDDVDVVKTTV